CAAGCCAGCTACGTTGGAAACTGGTGCAATTATTCAGGTACCATTCTTCGTTAAGGCCGGTGACAAGCTGATTGTTAACACCGTTGACTCCACTTACGTTTCACGGGCTTAATTTTTAGAAAAACTAATACCGGCAAACATGGAATTGGAGGAATGTCAAAATGGCTGACAGTAGCAATATTACGTTACAAAGCAAAGAACCCAGCTTAGGACAAATTCAAATTGCACCAGAAGTGCTTGAAATAATCGTTGGTATCGCGGTAAGTCAAATTGATGGCGTTAACCGGATGCAAGGGACGATTTCTTCCAGTGTAAATGAGTTGTTCGGTCGCAAGAAGAATCTTGGTAAGGGTGTCAAGTTAACAATCGTCGATGATCAGATTAGTGTTGATGTGTTCGCATACTTGGACTATGGTGTTTCGGTACCAAAAGTCGCTTTAGCGATTCAAGATAAGGTCAAGCAACAAATCTTATTTATGACCGACCTCGCCTTAAGTGAAGTCAATGTCCACATCACTGGTATCGTGACTGAGAAGACTGAAAGTGCCATTGATCCAAACAACTTGTTTGGTGATGAAGATACCCAGACCGATGAAAATGAAGATGGTGAAGAATCGTGAGTTTAACGCGTCATGAAATCCGGGAAAAAGCATTTCAAGCTTTATTCGCGTTGAATGCTAACCCAGACGCTGATGAAAATCAGTTGTTCCAACAGTTACTCAACCCTGAAGAAGCGGATGCAGTTGAAATTCCCGCATATTTAAGTACGTTAGTAACTGGTGTTCGTGAACATCAAGCTGAATTAGACGCTCAAATTCAGCCTTATTTAAGTCAGAAGTGGTCGTTGAACCGACTGGCTAAGACCGATTTGATTATCTTACGCATCGCGTTCTTTGAATTGCAATTTGTTGACGACGTTCCAGCTAAGGTCGCGGTTAATGAAGCAATTGAATTGACAAAGGCGTTCAGTGATGACCGCTCTCGGAAATTCGTTAGCGGGGTGCTTGGTAAAGTGGTTAAAAACCAAGCCAATTAGTCTAAAACCGAACAATCTTATGTTCTACCGTAAAAGTCTGGCGATTTGCCAGACTTTTTTTAATAACTTATTAGTAAACCGGTCATAAATCATTGTGGTGATATGCTAAAATAAGACCAGACAGAGAAAGAGGAGTGTGGCACTTGTGACGAAGATTATTGATGGTAAGGCAGTAGCTAAGAAAGTTAACGCGCAGACGGCAACGGCAGTAGCGGAATTGGCTGCTCAGGGAATTCAACCAGGGATTGCTGTAATTATTGTTGGGGACGATGCAGCCAGTCAAATCTATGTTCGAAATAAGAATCGTAAAGCCACTAAGTTGGGGATGCACTCCGTGGTGCGGCAGTTGCCAGCGACTACTAGTCAGGACGAACTGTTAGCCATTATTGCGGCATACAATGCGGATGACAGCATTCATGGCATCTTGGTGCAGTCGCCACTACCAGCCCAAATTAATGAACCATTGATCACGATGGCCATTGATCCTAAAAAGGACGTCGATGGTTTTCACCCGACGAACGTTGGTAAGTTGATCACCAATTTTCCAGGTAATTATCCTGTAGCAAATACGCCTCGCGGTATTATGACGATGTTGGCTGACTATGGGGTTGATCCGGCTGGTAAAACGGCGGTTGTTATTGGTCGGAGTACCATTGTTGGTAAGCCGATGGCCGCTTTGTTAACAAATGCTAACGCAACTGTAACGATTGCACATAGTAAAACAGCTGACCTAAAGGCGGTCGCCCGGACGGCGGATATCTTGGTGGTTGCAACGGGGATTGCACACCTGATCACTGGTGCTGATATCAAACCAGGCGCGACGGTCATTGATGTTGGCATGGATCGTGATGAAAATGGTAAACTAGTGGGTGACGTCGATTTTGATTCTGCTCAAGGCATCGCAGGGTTGATTACGCCCGTTCCTGGTGGTGTGGGCCCAATGACGATTGCCACCTTGATGCAGACAACGGTGGAACTTGCAAAGTGGAGTGATGTAAGTGAGTGAAAGTCAACAATATTTGACAGTGACAGCTTTAACTCAGTATTTAAAACGTAAATTCGAGGTTGATCCATATTTAGGTAAAGTGTACCTAACGGGGGAAGTTTCTAATTATCGTCCCCGGCCTAATACGCATCAATATTTCAGTTTGAAAGATGACCATGCCAAGATTTCAGCCATTATGTTCAAGTCGGCGTTTGCCAAGGTCAAATTTCAGCCTGAAGAAGGTATGAAGGTTCTGGTCGTGGGCCGGATTGGTCTGTATGAGCCCAGTGGTAGTTACCAGATTTATGTGGAACGCATGGAACCAGACGGCGTGGGTGCGTTGTATCAAGCCTACGAACAACTTAAAAAGAAATTAGCGGCTGAGGGCTTGTTTAGTGCACCCAAAAAGCCGCTTCCGCGCTTTCCAAGGCGAATTGCAGTGGTCACTAGTCGCAGTGGCGCAGTGATTCGCGATATTATCACGACTACTCGGCGCCGTTTTCCGATTGCGCAGATCGTTTTGTTTCCATCTCAAGTTCAAGGTGATGCGGCTGCGGCCGAAATTAGTCGGCAGATCGAACGTGCCAATGCGCAAGGTGATTTTGATACATTAATTATTGGGCGTGGTGGTGGTTCAATCGAAGATCTGTGGCCATTCAACGAAGAAGTGGTTGCGCGTGCAATCGCACAGAGTCAACTGCCAGTTATTTCATCCGTGGGGCATGAAACGGATACGACAATTGCTGACTTGGTCGCAGATGTGCGGGCGGCCACCCCAACTGCGGCTGCCGAATTAGCGGTACCAGTATATAACGATGTTTTATTACAATTAAAGCAAGACCAGACCCGCGTGTTCAATGCATTTCAGAATTTCGTTCAACGCGATCGACAACGACTTAATAAATTACAAACGTCGTACGTGTTTACTCAGCCGAACCGCTTGTACGAAGGGTATTTGCAGAAGTTAGACTTCTTAAATGAGCGACTTAAACAGGCTGGTCAAAATAACTTTAATCTGGCAAGCCAGCACTACCAGCGTGTTTTTCAACAATTACGACAGCAAACGCCGATTCACCAAGTTCGCCAGGCACAAACGCAACTGCTTAACTTGCAGCAACGGCTGAATCGGGGTACCCAGTTAGTCGTGCGGCAAAAACGGCAACAACTGACGCAGACCGTCCAATCGTTGGATCTACTTAGTCCGCTTAAAATCATGACGCGTGGTTACGCCTTTGTGACGGCGGATGAACAGGTGGTTCACGGGGTCAAACAATTGCAGCCAGAACAAACGGTTGCAATTCACATGGCTGATGGTGAGGCTCAGGCACAGATTACGAAGATTGATGGAGGAAAATAATGGCTGAACAACCAACTTTTGAACAGAATTTATCACAATTAGAGACGATCGTAAACCAATTAGAGCAGGGTGATGTTCCTTTAGAACAAGCCTTGGATCAATTTCAAAAGGGCGTGGCACTTAGCAAGCAGTTGCAAGCAACCCTTGAAGGTGCTGAAAAGACGCTCACTAAGATGATGAATGAAAATGGCGACGAAGTTCCATTTGAGCAAGCTGACGCCAATGAATAAGCAATTATTAACTGAATTTGAATCCAAGTGGCGTCCTCAGATTAATCAGTATTTAGATGAGCAGCTTCAAGCGTGTTCTGACCAATCAACCCTGACTGACGCCATGCGTTATTCGGTACTAGCAGGTGGCAAACGGTTACGGCCGTTATTGACGTTAGCCATTTTAGATACTTTTGATATCACAACGACGGCTGCAAACTTGCGGGCAAGTGTGGCCGTTGAGTTGATGCATACTTATTCGCTAATTCACGATGATTTACCGGCGATGGATAATGATCAGCTACGACGTGGCGAACCGACTAACCATGTTAAGTTTGGGGAAGACGTTGCCATTCTTGCAGGGGATGCTTTACAACCGTTGACTTTCGAATGGATTGCGGATAGTGGGTTACCGGCATCGATCGTCGCTAATCAAACCTTAGCATTAGCGCAGGCCACCGGACCTCGCGGGATGGTGGCTGGTCAAATTGCTGATGTCCTTGGAGCGGGACAACATCTGGCTTTGCCAGCCTTACAACAGCTGCATCGCGAGAAGACGGGGGCGTTAATTCACTACGCTGTCCAGGCAGGGTTGATTCAAGCTCAAGTGCAACCAGCCGTGCAGGAATTGCTATTACAATATGCTGATGCCTATGGATTGGCGTTTCAAATTTACGATGATATTTTAGACGTGACGAGTACGCCTGCTCAGTTAGGAAAAGCTACGCATAAGGATGCCGATGAGCATAAGAATACGTATCCAGGTTTGCTGGGGCTTGCAGGCGCACGAACAGCGTTAGAACAAGCGGTAACAGCTGCTCAAACGGCGTTAGTAAAAGCTAGTGCTGCTAGTCAACGAGGCATGGGCTTGCTTGCAGCTTTTCTAACGTATTTTACAGATTAAGGACTTAAATTTAGATGGAAAAAGAACGAGTTGACGTATTATTAGTACAACAAGGATTATTTGATACCCGCGAAAAGGCTAAGCGTGCCGTAATGGCCGGTGAAATCTTAGGTGTCAACGAAGAACGCTTAGATAAGCCGGGCATGAAGATCCCAGTGGCAACTGAATTACATTTGAAAGGCAAACCGATGCCCTACGTTTCACGTGGCGGTCTCAAACTTGAAAAAGCACTCAAAAGTTTTGAAATTGACGTGACCGACAAAACGGTCCTAGATATTGGCTCGTCGACTGGTGGTTTTACCGACGTGGTTTTACAAAATGGGGCAAAAATGAGTTACGCCTTGGATGTCGGTAGTAATCAGTTGGTCTGGAAGTTACGCCAAGATCCGCGCGTGGTTGTGATGGAACATACTAACTTTCGGTATAGTAAACTGGCAGATTTCACGCAGGGGCAACCTAACTTTGCGTCCATCGACGTTTCATTTATTTCACTACACTTAATTTTGCCCCCATTACACGCGATTATTGAAAACGGTGGTTCAGTCGTTGCCCTAATCAAGCCACAATTTGAGGCTGGTCGTGAGAATGTCGGCAAACACGGAATTGTCCGTGATCCTGCTGTTCATCAGGCGGTGTTGACAGATATCGTGGAATTTGCGCAAGCGAATGGTTATAACGTTCTAGGGCTTGATTATTCACCAATCAAGGGTGGTGAAGGTAATATTGAGTTTCTAATTCATCTACAAGCTACCGATGAAACACCACGGATTGCGCCGACTGTGTCGATTGAAAAAACTCAGGCGGCCGCTTATGAACAATTAAATCAAGCTTAAAATTGAAATCCGGACTTTCATATTTATGCATTTTGGCTTATGATGTGTTTAAATAAGTATGAATAGCTACCGGGGGTGATCGGGTGAAGAAGCAAGAGCGCCAACGCTACATTAAACGATTATTGAGTTCGAACGAAATTGAACGTCAAGAAGACTTTGTCAAGCTGTTACGTGCTGAAGATATTGACGTGACACAGGCAACCATTTCGCGCGATATTAAAGATATGCAGCTGGTCAAGGTTCCCTCGGCAACGGGCGGTTACCACTATAGTATGCCAGTTCAGAAACAAATGGATACGGAGAAAAAGCTCAAGCGGACACTGAAAGATGCTTATGTCTCGTATGCGACTCAGGATAAATTTGTCCTCATCAAGGTGTTGCCGGGTAACGGACCAGCACTAGCAACGTTGATTGAAGCAATGCATTATGACGAAATTTTTGGAACGCTAGGCGATGATGCTCACGTTCTGATTATTTGCAAGTCGTTAGCGATGACTTTAGAGCTACAACAAAAAATTCAACGCTTACTGAGTGATCACTAATTAGTAAGCTATCTTCGACCTGCTCACATGTGTGTCAGGTCGCTTTTTTTCAAAATTAACTAACGGATGCTGGTAACCAATTGCTTTTAAGGAGGGCTTGCAGTGTTACAAGAATTATCAATTACGAACTTTGCAATTATCGAACACTTAGACATTGCTTTTGAAGCCGGCATGACGGTTTTAACTGGTGAGACCGGTGCTGGTAAGTCAATTATTATTGATGCAGTCGGTTTATTAGCGGGTGGCCGCGGCTCGGCAGAGTTTATTCGGACCGGTGCTGATAAAGCCGTTTTGCAAGGCATGTTTATTTTGCCGGCTGACGGCGTGACGGCCCAATTGTTGGACGAAGCGGGGATCGAACATGCGGATAATACCGTCATTCTACAGCGCGAGATTACTAAAAGTGGCCGTAATACATGTCGCATCAATGGTATGCTGGTCAATACGACGACTTTGAAACAGATTGGTGAAACAATTGTTGATATTCATGGTCAGAATGAACATCAAGAGTTGATGCAACCTGAAAAACACCTGGGATTGCTGGACGAGTTTGCCGCCGCTAAAATTCGTAAATTGAAGCAGCGTTACCAGCAACAGTATGATCGTTATCAGCAGTTAAACCTTGAATTACGGCAAAAGAATGCGAATGAAAAAGAGTGGGCTCAACGCTTAGATATGCTGAACTTTCAAGTGGACGAAATCGCAGCAGCACAAGTCAAAGTGGGTGAAGAGGCCAGCTTGACTGCGGAACGTGACCGCTTGGATAATTACCAAATGATCAATCAAGCGCTTCAACAGAGTTACACATTGTTAGCTGCAGGCGAAGAGACGACTGGTGCGGTTGATATGGTCGGTACGGCGATGAATGCACTAGAACCGATTGCCAATTTGGACCCCGCCTTTAATGAGATTACCGTGAATGTCAAGAATGCCTTTTATGGGCTGCAGGATGCGGCCGGTCAGATTTCTAATCAGCTCGATTTGCAAGAATTCGACGAGGGTCGCTTGGATGAAATCGAACAGCGGCTGGACATCTTGGCCCAGTTAAAACGTAAGTATGGGGACTCTGAACAACAAATCTTAGATTATTACCAAAAAATCGCGGCTGAGTTAGCTAAGATGACTGACTCTGAAGAAAATAGTGAAGATCTGGCCCAGCGGGTCGCCGACCTGAAACAACAACTACTTACGACGGGCGAAGCGTTGTCCGATAAACGGCGGGCTGCGGCGAAAGTGTTACAACGACAGATCCATCAAGAACTCAAAGATCTGTATATGGATAAGGCAATCTTTGAAGTACGATTCAAACCGACTAAGGGTCAGATCTATCGGAGTGGTCTGGACAGTGTTGAATTTTATATTCAGACTAATCCTGGCGAGCGCATGCGGCCATTGGCCAAAATTGCGTCTGGTGGGGAACTCTCACGGATGATGCTGGCTTTGAAAACCATTTTTTCTGAATCACAGGGAATTACCAGTATCATTTTTGACGAAGTTGATACGGGTGTTAGCGGTCGGGTCGCTCAAGCGATTGCTGAGAAAATCAACGGCATTGCACACTTTTCACAAGTGCTCTGTATTACCCATTTGCCACAGGTTGCGGCGATGAGTGATCACCACTACTTCATTGCCAAGAAGATTACTGGTAAGCGCACGAAAACGAGTGTGACTAAGCTAGATAATGCGGCCCGGGTTCAAGAATTGGCACGCATGCTGGCGGGAACTAAGGTCACTAAGTTATCGCTTGAGCATGCGGAAGAGTTATTGCGACTGGCCGATGAGGAAAAAGACGATTAAGTTTAATTGATCGGTACCACAAGGGACGGACAACTATGGTCGGTCCTTTTTTGATGGTGTTAATTAGTGACGATGGTGTCGAGTGAGGTTTCGGTATTATTGCCAAGGCGACGATAATTCTTTACAATATAAAACGCAAATAGACGAAATATGGGTCAACGGACACGTTTTAATGAACTGTCGGGCTGGTTGGTAGTGGGTGGCTAATCTGAAGCTCCGACTACCAAAATATACCGTTAAAACGATAAAATGTTCAGTTTACATGTCATGACGTTTGCATTTTGCTTTCGTTATAAGTTATGCTTAATTACAGTACAGTTTATTCGGCAACGAAATAAACTGAGTAAATGATTGGAGTGATGAGGTTGTTTCTGACAATGGAACATTTGAATAAAACGTATCCTGGTGGCAAAGTAGCCGTTGAAGATTTTAATTTGGAAATCGAAAAAGGTGAATTTGTTTGTTTCATCGGGACGTCTGGTTCAGGTAAAACGACCACGATGCGGATGATTAATCGGATGTTAAGTCAGACTTCCGGTACCATTAAACTTAATGGTAAGGATATTAGCCAGATTGACCCGGTTAAATTACGGCGACAAATCGGTTATGTGATTCAAAACATTGGGCTAATGCCCCATATGACGATTCGAGACAATATCACTTTGGTACCACGATTGCTAAAGTGGCCCCAAGATAAAATGAATGAACGTGCTAAGAAGATGATCAAGCTGGTGGAATTGCCAGAAGATTACTTGGATCGGTACCCGTCGGAGCTTTCCGGTGGGCAACAACAACGGATCGGGGTTGTTCGGGCGTTAGCAGCAGACCAAGATTTAGTATTGATGGATGAACCATTTGGGGCGTTAGACCCGATTACCCGTGAATCTTTGCAAGATCTCGTTAAGGATTTGCAGGAACGCTTAGGTAAGACGTTCGTCTTTGTAACCCATGATATGGATGAGGCGTTAAAATTAGCGACCCGAATCGTAATCATGGATGGTGGCGACATTATGCAAGTGGATACGCCAGACGGTATCTTACGTCATCCAGCTAATGAATTCGTTGAGAACTTAATTGGTAAGGATCGTTTGATTCAAGCACGGCCAAGTATTACCACTGTTGGGCAAGTGATGTTGAAAGACCCAATTGCCACCACACCAGGAAAGTCATTGACGGTCGCATTACGACAAATGCATGATAAACGCGTTGACTCGTTGTTAGTCACCGATGAAGCCGGCATCTTGAAGGGTGTGATCGGCATTGAAGACGTTGATTACAACTTTAACTCGGCTACTAGTGTGGGCGACATTATGAAGACTGATTTGTTCTATGTTCAGTCAAATTCATTGATTCGGGATACGGTCGAACGTATTTTGAAACGCGGCTTGAAGAACATTCCAGTCGTAGATGAACAACATCGCCTGGTCGGAATTGTAACGCGGGCCACCCTGGTCGATATTGTTTATGATGCTCTCTGGGGTGATGAAGACGAAGATGAAGCTGAAAATAATATTCATCATGGGGAGGACGATGCGCCCGCTGAAGGCGGTGAACAGGCATGATAACTTTCCTACAAAACTACGGCATGCAGCTGCTGGTTAAGACGTGGCAACACTTGTATATTTCGGCGTTTTCATTGTTCTTAGGCATTATCGTAGCGGTTCCGATTGGAATTCTGCTTACGCGGGTGAAGCCGATTGCGAATGTGGTCATGTCAATCGCTAGTATGTTACAAACGATCCCAGCGATAGCGTTGTTGGCATTGATGATCCCGTTTTTCGGGATTGGTGCAATTCCAGCTATCATTGCGCTGTTCATCTATTCTTTATTACCGATTCTCCGCAATACCTATCTTGGACTGGAAGACGTTGATCCAGCCTTGATCGATGCGGCTAAGGGAATGGGAATGACCGGTTGGCAGTCAATTGTTAAAGTTGAGTTACCGATGGCAGCCCCAGTTATTATGGCTGGTATTCGATTATCCGCAACGTACGTTATTGCCTGGGCCGCGTTAGCATCATACATTGGTGCCGGTGGCCTTGGGGACTTTATCTTTAATGGGTTAAACCTCTATCGAACTGACTTAATTTTAGGCGGTTCAATTCCGGTGATTATCTTAGCCCTCATCGTTGATTGGCTGTTGGGTAAACTAGAAGCAGCGGTTACCCCAAGAACCACACAAGCGTAAGGGGGATTAAAGATGAAGAAAATTAAAAAGTGGTTGTTAGGTGTTTTCGCAACGGTCGCCAGTGCGTTATTATTGGCCGGCTGTGGCTTTCCGGGTTTGTCAGGAACTTCATCCGATACGATCCGGATTGCGTCACAAAACACGACTGAACAACAAATCATGGCGTACATGATTCAAGATATGATTAAGCATTATTCTAATTTGAATACGACGATCATTAACAATTTAGGTTCTGGGACGGTTAGTTTCAATGCCTTGAAGAATGATCAGGCTGATATTTCAGCGATTCGTTACACTGGGACGGACTTAACGACGATTCTGGGCGAAAAGATGGATCGGAGTAATATCAAGTCGATTGACCAAAAAGTTCGCTCACAGTTCAACAGCAAGTATCAAATGACCTATTTCCCAAGTTATGGGTTCGCAGATACCTATGCTTTTATGGTGACGAAAGCGACGGCTAAAAAATACCATCTAAATACGGTTAGTGATATGAAAAAAGTAGCCTCGAAGCTGACGGTCGGTTTGGATCAAATCTGGACTGAACGAAAAGGTGACGGTTATCCTGCCTTTAAGAAGTTGTATGGCTTTCAATTTGGGAAGACTTATCCAATGCAAATTGGTTTAGTTTATGATGCCTTGGAATCAGGTAAAATGGATGCCATCCTCGGATACTCGACTGATGGTCGGATTGGTAGTTATGATCTGAAGATTTTAAAGGATGATAAGAATTTCTTCCCACCATACAATGCGAGTGCGGTTGCAACGAACAAGATCTTGAAAGCTCATCCGAAGTTGAAGCCAATCTTGAATCGATTAAACGGTAAAATCAGCTTAAAGACGATGCAAAACTTGAACTATCAAGTTGATAATAACTTAGTGGAACCGGAAGTTGTGGCTAAACAGTTCCTTGAAAAACATAATTACTTTGAAGGGAGTGACAAATAATGGCTCAGATGAACTTGCTGCAACAGTTGATATATTATTACCAACAAAACGGTGTGTACGTGTTAAGCCAGTTCTCACGTCACTTCTTGATTTCAATTTATGGCGTGCTGTTTGCGGCAATTGTTGGGATTCCAATTGGCATTTTCATTGCCCATCATAGTCGGTTGAGTGCGACAGTGATCGCGATTGCCAATGTGATTCAAACGATTCCGTCACTAGCGATGTTATCAATCATCATGATTGGTTTGGGACTAGGTGTGAACACGGTAATCGTCACGGTCTTTTTATACGCATTGCTACCGATTATCAAGAATACCTATACTGGAATGCAAAATGTGAGTGCTAGTATTTTAGATTCCGGTAAGGGGATGGGGATGACGCGTTGGCAACTGTTACGAATGGTGGAGTTGCCACTGTCACTTTCCGTCATTATGGCTGGACTCCGGAACGCATTAGTGTTGGCTATCGGGATTACGGCCATTGGGACCTTCGTTGGTGCCGGCGGTTTAGGGGATATCATTATTCGAGGAACCAATGCTACGAATGGTGGTGCCATTATCTTGGCCGGGGCGTTACCAACAGCTTTAATGGCAATCATTGCTGATACGGTCTTGGCTTGGATTGAAAAGCGTGCTGATCCAACTCAAAAATAACGTCAGTGAGCGACAAGTAAAAGAAGCAATATAAAAATTAAGTTACTAAAAAAGATTGATTTACAGGTACTCCGTACTCACTCATTCAGGGAAGTCAGTGGAGCTGTAACATCAATCTTTTTGATTTGCATCAAAAACACCATGAGAATACGCAAGGTTGTATTGAACATGATTTCACCTTTTGATGCAAGTATTAATGATTAAACTAAACGCGTTTGATATAACGGATGGCGTCCGGGTCGACCAAGTGGGTCAGGTGTAACTGCCGATTAACTAGAACCAACTGACCACTAGCGAGGTTTTTTAACACTCCGTGAATATTATATGGTCGGGACTCAGTGAGCTGAGGCTGCATCTGGAGCATGATTTGATAGTGTTCCGTGTGCGCTTGAGCTAAGAACAAATCCCGCTGGAAAGCCGGCATCATTGGCAGTAACGGCGCAACGACGGTCGGGGCAGCAGTAAAGTCATCCATAAATTGGCGATAGGAAGCGTGTAAGTTCTTGGAAATTAGTTTCAAATTAGATTGTTGATTTTGCATATTAGCCACCTCGAACATTTGTTTGTGTTTCCATTATACGAACAGGCGTTCTAAAAAGCAAGCCTAAAATTTGAGAAAATTCACGAATAAAAATGAAAAAAAGCTGTGTAACCTTGATAATACTTGCAATATAGGGTTAAAAAGTGCAAAATAAACTTTAAAACATATTTTAATTAAGGGGAATTTGTGATCATGGCGAAACAAGGCATGTTAATCGTCTTATCAGGTCCTTCGGGTGTCGGTAAAGGTACCGTCCGCAAGGAAATCTTTGACTCAGATGATAACGATTTTCAATATTCAGTCTCGATGACGACGCGGCAAATGCGTCCGGGCGAAGTAGATGGCAAGGACTACTATTTTGTGTCCAAAGAAGAGTTCGAGGATGAAATTAAGAGCGGCGGTATGCTTGAATATGCCAAGTATGTTGACAATTACTATGGGACGCCCTTAAAATATATTAAGCAGTCGTTGGCGGCTGGCAAAGACGTTTTCTTAGAAATTGAAGTTAACGGGGCCATGCAAGTCCGCGAAAAAATGCCTGATGGCGTCTTCATTTTCTTGACGCCGCCGGATTTGATGGAATTGAAGCACCGCATCATTGGTCGTGGGACTGATGATATGAGTGTGATCAACAAGCGGATGGCAAAAGCGGTTGATGAAATCAAGATGATGCGTAATTATGATTATGCGGTTATCAATGATGAAGTTCCGCTAGCTGCTGAACGAATCAAGGCTATTATTCGTAGTGAACGGTTTAGTGTTAAACGGGTCATGCCCGAGTATGAAGAAATGTTAGGAGATGCGGAATCATGATCTTATATCCATCAGTTGATGACTTACTGAAGCAAGTTAATTCGCGTTACTCATTGATTATGTTAGCTAGCAAGCGGGCCCATGAATTGGACGCTGGTGCAGCACCAATGCTTAGCGAATACAAATCGGTTAAAACGATTGGTCGGGCCATGGAAGAAATTGCGGCCGGTGACTTAATGATCGATCCAGATGAAACTGACAAAGATTAGTAACAAAACGGTGTGCTGAGCCAGCTGGGGCTTGGCACTTTTTTTATGAAGAATGACGCGGACGTTCAGCTTCACGTTACTGTCGATTCTTGATACAATTGTTTTATTAAAGTGTAAAAATCTCGCTGGCACGGTTGCGAGATTTTTCAAAGGACGTGAAGAAGTGAGTATATGGACAAAACGCCATGTAACGGTAGTCGTTAGTGGTGGGATTGCGAGTTATAAAGCGTTAGTATTGATTCGTAGTTTGATGAAACAGGGCGCCGTCGTGCGAGTTGCGATGACGACCCATGCGGCAAAGTTTATCACGCCATTGACCTTTCAAACTTTAACGCAGCAGCCAGTGGTCATTGATGAATTCACAACGACTGACCCGCATCACGTCGTCCACGTCGCGTTAGCTGACTGGACTGAAGTGATGATTCTCGTTCCGGCTACCGCCAACTTGATTGCTAAGGTGGCTAACGGTCTAGCCGATGATGCCGCAACGACGACAATTTTAGCGACGACCGCACCCAAGTTTGTGGTGCCAGCAATGAATTCACATATGTACGCTAATCCAGCAACTCAGCGCAATTTGAAGCAGCTGACGACGGATGGGTTACACGTCTTAACTCCTGCTACGGGTATGTTGGCGGAAGGCTACAGTGGTCAAGGACGCTTGCCGGAACCAGCGGTGATTTTGGCCTGG
This Lactiplantibacillus plantarum DNA region includes the following protein-coding sequences:
- a CDS encoding exodeoxyribonuclease VII small subunit, with protein sequence MAEQPTFEQNLSQLETIVNQLEQGDVPLEQALDQFQKGVALSKQLQATLEGAEKTLTKMMNENGDEVPFEQADANE
- the nusB gene encoding transcription antitermination factor NusB, with the protein product MSLTRHEIREKAFQALFALNANPDADENQLFQQLLNPEEADAVEIPAYLSTLVTGVREHQAELDAQIQPYLSQKWSLNRLAKTDLIILRIAFFELQFVDDVPAKVAVNEAIELTKAFSDDRSRKFVSGVLGKVVKNQAN
- a CDS encoding bifunctional 5,10-methylenetetrahydrofolate dehydrogenase/5,10-methenyltetrahydrofolate cyclohydrolase, encoding MTKIIDGKAVAKKVNAQTATAVAELAAQGIQPGIAVIIVGDDAASQIYVRNKNRKATKLGMHSVVRQLPATTSQDELLAIIAAYNADDSIHGILVQSPLPAQINEPLITMAIDPKKDVDGFHPTNVGKLITNFPGNYPVANTPRGIMTMLADYGVDPAGKTAVVIGRSTIVGKPMAALLTNANATVTIAHSKTADLKAVARTADILVVATGIAHLITGADIKPGATVIDVGMDRDENGKLVGDVDFDSAQGIAGLITPVPGGVGPMTIATLMQTTVELAKWSDVSE
- a CDS encoding TlyA family rRNA (cytidine-2'-O)-methyltransferase is translated as MEKERVDVLLVQQGLFDTREKAKRAVMAGEILGVNEERLDKPGMKIPVATELHLKGKPMPYVSRGGLKLEKALKSFEIDVTDKTVLDIGSSTGGFTDVVLQNGAKMSYALDVGSNQLVWKLRQDPRVVVMEHTNFRYSKLADFTQGQPNFASIDVSFISLHLILPPLHAIIENGGSVVALIKPQFEAGRENVGKHGIVRDPAVHQAVLTDIVEFAQANGYNVLGLDYSPIKGGEGNIEFLIHLQATDETPRIAPTVSIEKTQAAAYEQLNQA
- a CDS encoding polyprenyl synthetase family protein; the encoded protein is MNKQLLTEFESKWRPQINQYLDEQLQACSDQSTLTDAMRYSVLAGGKRLRPLLTLAILDTFDITTTAANLRASVAVELMHTYSLIHDDLPAMDNDQLRRGEPTNHVKFGEDVAILAGDALQPLTFEWIADSGLPASIVANQTLALAQATGPRGMVAGQIADVLGAGQHLALPALQQLHREKTGALIHYAVQAGLIQAQVQPAVQELLLQYADAYGLAFQIYDDILDVTSTPAQLGKATHKDADEHKNTYPGLLGLAGARTALEQAVTAAQTALVKASAASQRGMGLLAAFLTYFTD
- the xseA gene encoding exodeoxyribonuclease VII large subunit; its protein translation is MSESQQYLTVTALTQYLKRKFEVDPYLGKVYLTGEVSNYRPRPNTHQYFSLKDDHAKISAIMFKSAFAKVKFQPEEGMKVLVVGRIGLYEPSGSYQIYVERMEPDGVGALYQAYEQLKKKLAAEGLFSAPKKPLPRFPRRIAVVTSRSGAVIRDIITTTRRRFPIAQIVLFPSQVQGDAAAAEISRQIERANAQGDFDTLIIGRGGGSIEDLWPFNEEVVARAIAQSQLPVISSVGHETDTTIADLVADVRAATPTAAAELAVPVYNDVLLQLKQDQTRVFNAFQNFVQRDRQRLNKLQTSYVFTQPNRLYEGYLQKLDFLNERLKQAGQNNFNLASQHYQRVFQQLRQQTPIHQVRQAQTQLLNLQQRLNRGTQLVVRQKRQQLTQTVQSLDLLSPLKIMTRGYAFVTADEQVVHGVKQLQPEQTVAIHMADGEAQAQITKIDGGK
- a CDS encoding Asp23/Gls24 family envelope stress response protein; amino-acid sequence: MADSSNITLQSKEPSLGQIQIAPEVLEIIVGIAVSQIDGVNRMQGTISSSVNELFGRKKNLGKGVKLTIVDDQISVDVFAYLDYGVSVPKVALAIQDKVKQQILFMTDLALSEVNVHITGIVTEKTESAIDPNNLFGDEDTQTDENEDGEES